A genome region from Candidatus Zixiibacteriota bacterium includes the following:
- the kdpF gene encoding K(+)-transporting ATPase subunit F: MRNRAAPVDALTLQADVDSWQGRNRMTFVVAGIVAVALLLYLVYALFHPDKLS; encoded by the coding sequence ATGCGCAACCGCGCGGCGCCGGTCGACGCGCTCACGCTGCAAGCTGATGTTGATTCTTGGCAAGGAAGGAATAGGATGACATTTGTCGTGGCCGGCATCGTCGCGGTAGCGCTGCTGTTGTATCTCGTGTACGCACTGTTTCACCCGGACAAGTTGTCTTAG
- a CDS encoding transcriptional repressor encodes MRQGKIDQVQMMARFETVCKNKGLRVTHQRTEIFRALLQHDNHPTVENVYEQVRQQLRTISLDTVYRTIATFEEYGLVRKVYHIDNAARLDVNISDHHHLVCKRCHEIEDFYWPDFDRMKPPKSISHWQKLEIKHVVISGLCSRCKPKS; translated from the coding sequence ATGAGACAGGGTAAGATCGACCAAGTTCAGATGATGGCCCGCTTCGAGACGGTCTGCAAAAACAAGGGACTCCGAGTCACCCATCAGCGCACCGAGATCTTCCGGGCGCTCCTCCAACACGACAATCATCCGACCGTGGAAAACGTATACGAGCAGGTGCGGCAACAACTCAGGACGATTTCGCTGGACACCGTTTACCGGACGATTGCCACTTTCGAGGAGTACGGCCTGGTGCGCAAAGTCTATCACATTGACAACGCCGCCCGCCTCGACGTTAATATCTCTGATCATCACCACCTGGTTTGTAAGCGATGCCACGAGATCGAGGATTTCTATTGGCCGGATTTCGATCGCATGAAGCCGCCGAAGTCGATTTCGCACTGGCAGAAGCTTGAGATCAAGCACGTCGTGATCAGCGGCCTTTGCTCCCGGTGCAAGCCGAAGTCCTGA
- a CDS encoding DUF1801 domain-containing protein, translating into MVNKISKPKPKAAKTATAKSPARQTAKTDATAVAKLIDQRIKELGDWRGRTLAQVRRIIRAADGEIVEEWKWMGTPVWSRGGNLCTGETYKNVVKLTFAKGASLNDPAGLFNSSLDGKVRRAIDIRETDKIDEAALTALVRAAVALNLKRAR; encoded by the coding sequence ATGGTCAACAAGATATCCAAGCCGAAACCGAAGGCCGCCAAGACGGCGACGGCAAAGTCACCGGCCCGTCAGACTGCAAAGACCGACGCAACGGCGGTCGCCAAGCTTATCGACCAACGGATTAAAGAACTAGGCGATTGGCGCGGCCGGACGCTCGCGCAGGTGCGCCGAATCATCCGGGCGGCAGACGGGGAGATTGTCGAGGAATGGAAGTGGATGGGGACTCCCGTCTGGTCGCGCGGCGGCAATCTCTGCACCGGCGAAACATATAAGAATGTCGTCAAATTGACATTCGCCAAGGGCGCCTCCCTGAATGATCCGGCCGGTCTGTTCAACTCCAGTCTTGACGGCAAGGTCAGACGCGCCATCGATATCCGTGAAACCGACAAGATTGACGAGGCCGCTTTGACGGCGCTGGTTCGCGCGGCTGTGGCGCTGAACCTCAAACGCGCTCGCTGA
- the katG gene encoding catalase/peroxidase HPI, translating into MPGRGTSNRDWWPNQLNLSILHQHSPKSNPMGEKFNYAEEFKSLDLQAVKKDLYALMTNSQDWWPADYGHYGPLFIRMAWHSAGTYRVGDGRGGAGSGTQRFAPLNSWPDNANLDKARRLLWPIKQKYGKKLSWADLMILAGNCALESMGFKTFGFAGGREDVWEPEEDIYWGAETEWLGDKRYTGDRELDNPLAAVQMGLIYVNPQGPNGNPDPVASGRDVRETFARMAMNDEETVALVAGGHTFGKCHGAGDAALVGAEPEGAGIEEQGLGWKSRFGSGKGADAITSGLEGAWKPNPTKWDMGYLNVMFKYDWELVKSPAGAWQWQAKDVAEEDMVVDAFDPSKKHPPIMTTADLSLRFDPAYEPITRRFQKNPKEFADAFARAWFKLTHRDMGPKSRYLGPEVPKEDLIWQDPIPTVDHSLITAKDIAALKSKILTAGLSVPELVSTAWASASTFRGSDKRGGANGARIRLAPQKDWEINQPKQLAKVLRVLGEIQKSFNAKAGKKRVALADLIVLAGCAAIEQAAKAGGNSVTVPFTPGRMDASQKQTDASSFAVLEPKADGFRNYLREGVRVPAEELLLDRANLLTLTAPEMTVLVGGLRVLNANFDHSAHGVFTKRPQVLSNDFFVNLLDMNTVWQKSSTSDNVYEGRDSRSGELKWTGTRADLVFGSNSQLRAIAEVYACKDGAKKFVRDFVAAWNKVMNLDRFDLA; encoded by the coding sequence ATGCCGGGACGAGGGACCTCGAATCGGGACTGGTGGCCGAACCAGCTGAACCTGAGCATCCTGCATCAGCATTCGCCGAAATCCAATCCAATGGGGGAGAAGTTCAACTATGCTGAAGAATTCAAGAGCCTCGACCTGCAGGCCGTCAAAAAGGACCTCTACGCGCTGATGACCAACTCGCAAGATTGGTGGCCGGCCGATTACGGGCATTATGGCCCGCTCTTCATCCGCATGGCTTGGCACAGTGCGGGCACCTATCGCGTGGGTGACGGTCGCGGCGGCGCCGGTTCCGGCACGCAGCGATTTGCGCCGCTGAATAGCTGGCCCGACAATGCCAACCTCGACAAAGCGCGTCGCTTGCTCTGGCCGATCAAGCAGAAATACGGCAAGAAGCTTTCGTGGGCCGATCTGATGATCCTCGCCGGTAATTGCGCCCTGGAGTCGATGGGCTTCAAGACCTTCGGCTTTGCCGGTGGACGCGAGGACGTCTGGGAACCGGAAGAAGATATTTACTGGGGCGCCGAGACCGAATGGCTGGGCGATAAGCGCTACACCGGTGATCGCGAACTCGACAATCCGCTCGCGGCCGTGCAGATGGGTCTGATCTATGTCAATCCGCAAGGTCCGAATGGCAACCCCGATCCGGTCGCGTCCGGACGGGACGTGCGGGAAACTTTCGCGCGGATGGCGATGAACGACGAGGAGACCGTGGCGCTCGTCGCTGGTGGTCATACTTTCGGCAAGTGTCACGGCGCCGGCGATGCCGCGTTGGTCGGCGCTGAACCCGAAGGCGCCGGCATTGAAGAGCAAGGTCTCGGCTGGAAGAGTCGCTTCGGCAGCGGCAAAGGCGCCGATGCGATCACCAGCGGTCTCGAAGGCGCTTGGAAACCTAACCCAACCAAGTGGGACATGGGCTATCTGAACGTTATGTTCAAATACGATTGGGAATTGGTCAAGAGCCCGGCAGGCGCCTGGCAGTGGCAAGCCAAGGACGTGGCGGAAGAGGACATGGTTGTTGATGCCTTCGATCCTTCGAAGAAGCACCCGCCGATCATGACGACTGCCGATCTTTCCCTACGCTTTGATCCGGCGTACGAACCGATTACCCGGCGTTTTCAGAAAAATCCTAAGGAGTTCGCCGACGCCTTCGCGCGCGCGTGGTTCAAGCTTACCCATCGCGACATGGGACCCAAGTCGCGCTACCTCGGTCCGGAAGTGCCCAAGGAGGATCTTATCTGGCAAGATCCGATCCCGACCGTCGATCATAGTTTGATCACCGCCAAAGACATTGCCGCTCTCAAGAGTAAGATTCTCACTGCGGGGCTATCGGTACCGGAGTTGGTGTCGACGGCCTGGGCATCCGCCTCAACGTTTCGCGGCTCTGACAAGCGCGGCGGCGCAAACGGCGCGCGCATTCGCTTGGCGCCCCAGAAGGACTGGGAAATCAACCAACCGAAGCAACTCGCCAAGGTGCTTCGTGTGCTGGGAGAGATCCAGAAATCCTTCAACGCGAAAGCCGGCAAGAAGAGAGTCGCTCTCGCCGACCTCATCGTCCTGGCAGGTTGTGCGGCTATTGAGCAAGCTGCGAAAGCTGGTGGAAACAGTGTTACCGTTCCGTTTACCCCGGGGCGCATGGATGCTTCACAGAAGCAGACTGACGCAAGTTCTTTCGCCGTGCTCGAACCCAAGGCCGATGGTTTCCGCAATTACCTGCGCGAGGGAGTCCGTGTGCCGGCAGAAGAACTGCTGTTGGATCGGGCGAATCTGCTGACTTTGACCGCTCCGGAGATGACCGTGCTGGTCGGCGGCCTGCGGGTTCTGAATGCCAACTTCGACCACTCGGCTCACGGCGTCTTCACCAAACGCCCGCAGGTTCTGAGCAATGATTTCTTTGTCAATCTCCTTGACATGAATACGGTCTGGCAGAAATCGTCCACTTCCGACAACGTGTACGAAGGTCGGGATTCCAGGAGTGGCGAACTCAAGTGGACGGGAACCCGTGCTGACCTTGTCTTCGGTTCGAATTCCCAACTGCGAGCCATCGCCGAGGTCTATGCTTGCAAGGATGGAGCGAAGAAGTTTGTCCGCGACTTCGTTGCAGCCTGGAACAAGGTCATGAACCTCGATCGCTTCGACCTCGCCTGA